In Candidatus Defluviibacterium haderslevense, the following are encoded in one genomic region:
- a CDS encoding ABC transporter permease subunit yields MIKQWFKLRGNLDEQSSWVFTILGLFITITFWWILAELFSTNKPIVENYHSILPSSLDSIQAVSRDSILKLDSINYVSATRFEKVYPILPRPDKVLFAFKDLYFKDKLVLNTTHSVWLNIQGYFWAIFLAIPIGFIIGLFPIFKGLFSKQVDALRYLPLSALTGLFIIWFGLGDLMKIGFLTVGILVYLIPVVVQRISEVEDVYAQTAFTLGASRFQQIKHVFFPAVMSKLIDDIRVLTAISWTYIIIAELLNKESGIGSLIYTKARQGQIDRVFALLVVITLIGLLQDKIFGWIDRILHPNKYTSMELPGTFEAKLGLFMILGSICLGLISTNVLGLSFLLNVAITLTAIGFLIILYSYFKLKQA; encoded by the coding sequence ATGATAAAACAATGGTTTAAATTGAGAGGTAATTTAGATGAACAATCATCTTGGGTTTTTACCATTTTGGGATTATTTATTACCATAACATTTTGGTGGATTTTGGCAGAGTTGTTTTCAACTAACAAGCCAATTGTAGAAAATTATCATTCGATATTACCATCTTCTTTAGATTCTATTCAAGCTGTATCTAGGGATTCTATTTTAAAATTAGATTCTATAAATTATGTCTCGGCCACGAGATTTGAAAAAGTATATCCGATTTTGCCAAGACCTGATAAAGTGCTTTTCGCATTTAAGGATTTATATTTTAAGGACAAATTAGTCCTGAACACAACACATTCTGTTTGGCTCAATATTCAAGGCTATTTTTGGGCTATATTTTTAGCCATCCCCATTGGATTTATTATCGGACTTTTTCCAATTTTTAAGGGTTTGTTCAGTAAGCAAGTAGATGCATTAAGATATTTGCCATTATCAGCTTTGACAGGTTTGTTTATTATTTGGTTTGGTCTTGGAGATTTAATGAAAATTGGTTTTCTGACTGTAGGAATTTTGGTTTATTTAATACCTGTAGTTGTGCAAAGGATTTCTGAAGTCGAAGATGTCTATGCTCAGACAGCATTTACCTTGGGCGCTTCTAGGTTCCAACAGATAAAACATGTTTTTTTTCCGGCAGTGATGAGTAAACTCATTGATGATATTAGAGTATTGACTGCGATTTCTTGGACCTATATTATTATAGCTGAATTGCTTAATAAAGAATCTGGAATTGGTTCTTTGATTTATACCAAAGCTAGACAAGGACAAATTGATAGAGTTTTTGCCTTGTTGGTGGTGATTACATTAATCGGTTTGCTGCAAGATAAAATATTTGGATGGATAGATAGAATTCTTCACCCTAATAAATATACAAGTATGGAATTACCTGGTACTTTCGAAGCCAAATTAGGTTTGTTTATGATTCTTGGGTCCATTTGTTTAGGTCTTATCTCAACTAATGTATTGGGTTTATCATTTTTATTGAATGTGGCTATTACCTTGACTGCCATTGGATTTTTAATAATCCTTTACAGCTATTTTAAATTAAAGCAAGCTTAA
- a CDS encoding LTA synthase family protein has protein sequence MDPVFSKIQQGVWTVWMILALLLYFRLNEFILLNQLHDVPDLASKEWSGSFKDIMLASPLIFFLLIVYFIGNKSLDLIISLIVGCYSILNVLILQYFFYGLRPLDTFVYSYPKKEIFSAISSSNQSVVLVFIQFLLPILLILYFKKKRIFFNSILNVKWILILSLIGISFLIVYKGKLFKHQISMNKSVFFYRNSFSYFLNGSDELSKMVGIGSTFQAIFPRPDNITNSYPLLHKMDTFNTMGKYFIHSGKSPNICILIIEGLGDKFISNYKGINLMPFLDSLKFQSLYWDRFFTVGERSFAAVPSLTGSLPYGERGFMFLDQLPLHHTLMNVLNPNHYSSTYFIGQGAWFHNTDALFKYSNAKCIFDKDSFDQRFQKIIVGQDKFFWGYNDKDLFEQSIQVVKKQGYNTRLDVYFTGSSHAPFQIADESTYQQRFMDLIPVNSPYKLHFEKYKQQYLSLMFLDDALRNFIYAYQQLPEFANTIFILTGDHPMTEIPIENSLWRYHVPLLMYSPLLKQPQTFHEVGSHLDLYETLLSYLSRDYGINIPENSAAIGHKLRFEPRYKDHKTIAFMNDNREIIDLFDNGIFLANKSQLAKVDSNFNLIPFDDAVVKDSMINKLNCFQLMCRYTCQFNKILPPKDYFNGIGKKDYKVLYNDSKHVSNDEFVEISKDIEINHQSILIQLDLELSNVMNSSCLFVVQAVDSKDSTLYWEGLQMKPEETRQTFSVKVPSLPIQGGAHKLKLYLWNKDKLPCGYNHLDIKLYQ, from the coding sequence ATGGATCCTGTTTTTAGTAAGATACAACAAGGGGTATGGACTGTATGGATGATTTTAGCTCTGTTGTTGTATTTTAGGTTGAACGAGTTTATTCTTTTAAATCAATTGCATGATGTTCCTGATTTGGCCAGTAAAGAATGGTCCGGAAGTTTTAAAGATATTATGCTTGCTTCTCCTTTAATATTTTTCTTACTAATAGTTTATTTTATTGGAAATAAGTCATTGGATCTAATAATCTCTCTAATAGTAGGGTGTTACTCAATTCTTAATGTACTTATTTTGCAATATTTTTTCTATGGATTGCGACCTTTAGATACATTTGTTTATAGTTACCCGAAGAAAGAAATATTTTCAGCAATAAGTTCATCCAATCAATCTGTAGTATTAGTATTCATTCAATTTTTATTACCGATCTTGCTTATTTTATATTTTAAGAAAAAACGAATTTTTTTCAACTCTATATTGAATGTTAAATGGATATTAATTTTAAGTTTAATTGGAATTTCTTTTTTGATTGTATATAAAGGAAAGCTTTTTAAGCATCAGATTTCTATGAATAAATCTGTGTTTTTTTACCGGAATTCATTCTCTTACTTTTTAAATGGATCTGATGAATTATCAAAGATGGTTGGGATAGGATCAACATTCCAGGCCATTTTTCCGAGACCTGATAACATCACCAATTCTTATCCTCTTTTGCATAAAATGGATACTTTCAATACCATGGGTAAATATTTTATACATTCAGGTAAATCGCCAAATATTTGTATTCTAATAATCGAAGGATTGGGTGATAAATTTATTTCAAACTATAAAGGAATTAATCTAATGCCATTTTTGGATAGTTTGAAATTTCAAAGTTTATATTGGGATCGATTTTTTACAGTGGGAGAACGATCTTTTGCGGCAGTTCCAAGTTTGACTGGATCGCTTCCATACGGGGAGCGTGGATTTATGTTTTTGGATCAATTGCCATTGCATCATACTTTAATGAATGTGTTGAATCCCAATCATTATTCAAGCACATATTTTATTGGGCAAGGTGCATGGTTTCATAACACAGACGCATTATTTAAATACAGTAATGCCAAGTGCATTTTTGATAAAGATAGTTTTGATCAGAGATTCCAAAAAATTATAGTAGGCCAGGATAAATTCTTTTGGGGTTATAATGATAAAGATCTATTTGAACAATCCATTCAAGTAGTTAAGAAGCAAGGTTATAATACCCGATTGGACGTTTATTTTACAGGTTCTTCGCATGCGCCATTTCAGATTGCAGATGAATCAACATATCAACAGCGATTTATGGATTTGATTCCAGTGAATTCACCGTACAAGTTGCATTTTGAAAAATATAAACAACAATATTTGTCATTAATGTTTTTGGATGATGCATTGAGAAATTTTATTTATGCTTATCAGCAATTACCAGAGTTTGCTAATACGATTTTTATTCTTACAGGAGATCACCCCATGACAGAAATCCCAATTGAGAATTCTTTGTGGAGGTATCACGTTCCTTTATTGATGTATTCACCCTTGTTAAAGCAACCCCAAACTTTTCATGAAGTTGGATCACACCTTGATCTTTATGAAACATTATTGAGTTATCTGTCTCGCGATTATGGTATTAATATACCTGAAAATAGTGCCGCAATTGGTCATAAATTACGCTTTGAACCCAGGTACAAAGATCATAAAACAATAGCCTTTATGAATGACAACAGGGAAATAATTGACTTATTTGATAATGGTATATTCTTGGCTAACAAATCTCAATTAGCAAAAGTAGATTCAAATTTCAATTTAATTCCTTTTGATGATGCAGTTGTAAAGGATTCAATGATAAATAAACTAAATTGTTTCCAATTAATGTGCCGGTATACATGCCAATTTAATAAAATATTGCCACCAAAGGATTATTTTAATGGAATAGGTAAGAAAGATTATAAAGTATTATATAATGATTCTAAGCATGTGAGTAACGATGAATTTGTTGAAATTTCAAAAGATATAGAGATAAATCATCAATCCATTTTAATACAGCTTGATTTAGAGTTGTCTAATGTAATGAATTCATCATGCTTGTTTGTTGTTCAGGCAGTTGATTCAAAGGACAGTACGCTATATTGGGAAGGGCTTCAAATGAAGCCAGAGGAGACAAGACAAACTTTTAGTGTTAAGGTTCCTAGCCTTCCGATTCAAGGTGGGGCCCATAAATTGAAACTCTATCTTTGGAATAAGGATAAATTGCCATGTGGTTATAATCATTTAGATATTAAGCTTTATCAATAG
- a CDS encoding ABC transporter ATP-binding protein yields the protein MSLFSKSDLPKIIELRNINQTYDGGKTMTIKDFNLVIVDKPAQGQFISLLGMSGCGKSTILRYIAGLQQPTSGEVFVHEKLRTDQDHVGMVFQQYSSFPWMTVIDNVAIGLQYKGLSEKIRNEKAMEMIELVGLAGHEKKFAQYPNLSGGQLQRIAIARSLLTNPEILLMDEPFGALDIKTRLQMQELLLALWNKFHSTIVFVTHDINEAVYLSDEIYILKSQPSNIAHKMVVDLPLIRNRELKRSDKYISLVQELEDRMLHISETKLS from the coding sequence ATGAGTTTATTTTCTAAATCGGATTTACCTAAAATAATTGAATTAAGAAATATAAATCAAACATATGATGGTGGTAAGACTATGACTATAAAAGATTTTAATTTAGTTATTGTCGATAAACCAGCTCAAGGTCAATTCATTTCTTTATTGGGTATGTCGGGTTGTGGGAAATCTACCATTTTAAGATATATAGCTGGATTGCAACAGCCTACTTCAGGCGAAGTTTTCGTTCACGAAAAATTAAGAACAGACCAAGATCATGTTGGTATGGTATTCCAACAGTATTCCTCATTTCCTTGGATGACCGTTATTGATAATGTTGCCATTGGTTTACAATATAAAGGTCTTTCCGAAAAAATTCGGAATGAAAAGGCGATGGAGATGATTGAATTGGTTGGTCTTGCTGGCCATGAAAAAAAATTTGCACAGTATCCAAATTTGTCAGGTGGACAATTACAAAGAATTGCCATCGCTAGAAGTTTGTTAACCAATCCGGAAATTCTTCTTATGGATGAACCATTTGGAGCGTTGGATATTAAAACGAGGTTGCAAATGCAAGAATTGCTACTTGCTCTTTGGAATAAATTTCATTCCACCATAGTTTTTGTTACACACGATATCAATGAGGCAGTTTATTTGTCTGATGAAATTTATATTCTTAAATCGCAACCTTCAAATATTGCTCACAAAATGGTTGTCGATCTTCCATTGATCAGAAATCGAGAGTTGAAACGTTCCGACAAATATATTTCCCTAGTTCAGGAATTAGAAGATCGAATGCTTCATATAAGTGAAACGAAATTAAGTTAA
- a CDS encoding OmpA family protein, with translation MTSRLTPFSKFLMTLAILAGIFFLGRYVLNNTSFGKGLKEKSQEVGSNNSNPTRDEESSGPLSKEAINVGVVTWGGYIGGQYFNEGFKANSQSRFLKEYGFPVEFKILDDVPVSREAWKKDAVNLLWCTIDALPTEIAGLADYDPVVVFQADWSRGGDAIVVRRGINSVADLKGKKIAVAEMTPSHSFLLWMLEAGGLKASDVEIIKQGSAIDAAQVFKSQQVDAAVVWSPDDVACLKDVPGARILESTRSASNIIADAFIAKRAWLEKNQEKVQKLYQGWMIGAAEINASETNKKKAAKILAEGLTGFSEEDALGAINNVRLCTHGDNLNFFGLNADYKGVSAEQLYSRMTSLYKGLGYAEGKIPSWRTIFYSDAIKSATALTGTEHAGEGQKVFTKANENEAKTKEAIATKHVSISFRTGEFLLDENSKYIIDKEFVEIAKGFSNSRIRIEGNTDNVGSEASNILLSKKRAQSVVDYLVNTHKMSRNRFVVIGNGPNKSIATNDTEEGRAKNRRTDFELIGE, from the coding sequence ATGACCTCAAGATTGACTCCCTTTTCTAAGTTTTTAATGACTTTGGCCATTTTAGCTGGTATTTTCTTTTTGGGCAGATATGTGTTGAATAATACTTCATTTGGTAAGGGTTTAAAAGAAAAAAGTCAGGAAGTAGGTTCAAATAATTCAAATCCTACTCGTGATGAAGAGTCTTCAGGACCTTTGTCTAAGGAGGCTATAAATGTTGGTGTAGTTACTTGGGGCGGATATATTGGCGGCCAATATTTTAATGAAGGCTTCAAGGCTAATAGCCAATCTCGATTTCTGAAGGAATATGGATTTCCGGTCGAATTCAAAATTCTGGATGATGTGCCGGTCTCTCGTGAAGCATGGAAGAAAGATGCCGTAAATTTATTATGGTGTACGATTGATGCCTTGCCAACTGAGATAGCAGGTTTGGCTGATTATGATCCTGTTGTTGTTTTTCAAGCAGATTGGTCCAGAGGTGGAGATGCGATTGTAGTCCGTCGTGGTATAAATTCAGTCGCAGACCTAAAAGGAAAAAAAATTGCTGTTGCTGAAATGACACCATCTCATTCATTTTTACTTTGGATGCTTGAAGCTGGAGGGTTGAAGGCGAGTGATGTAGAAATTATTAAACAGGGTAGTGCCATTGATGCAGCACAAGTCTTTAAATCTCAACAAGTTGATGCAGCAGTAGTTTGGAGTCCAGATGATGTGGCCTGTCTAAAAGACGTGCCAGGGGCACGCATTTTAGAGAGTACACGTTCGGCTTCTAATATAATTGCTGACGCGTTTATTGCAAAACGGGCTTGGCTTGAAAAAAATCAAGAGAAAGTTCAAAAATTATATCAAGGTTGGATGATTGGAGCAGCTGAAATTAATGCTAGCGAAACAAATAAGAAAAAAGCAGCTAAAATATTGGCGGAAGGGCTAACAGGTTTTTCTGAAGAGGACGCTTTAGGTGCTATCAATAATGTTAGATTATGTACCCACGGAGATAATTTAAACTTCTTTGGCTTAAATGCTGATTATAAAGGTGTTTCAGCAGAACAATTGTATTCTAGAATGACCAGTTTATATAAAGGTTTAGGATATGCAGAAGGAAAAATTCCATCTTGGCGAACCATATTCTATTCAGATGCTATAAAAAGTGCTACGGCGTTAACTGGTACGGAACATGCAGGAGAAGGTCAAAAAGTTTTCACCAAAGCAAATGAGAATGAAGCTAAAACAAAAGAAGCCATTGCAACTAAGCATGTATCCATTAGTTTCAGAACCGGAGAATTCTTATTGGATGAAAATTCAAAATATATAATTGATAAAGAATTTGTTGAGATAGCTAAAGGTTTCTCAAATTCAAGAATACGTATTGAAGGAAATACAGATAATGTTGGTAGCGAAGCATCTAATATTTTGCTTTCTAAAAAAAGAGCTCAATCCGTGGTAGATTATTTAGTGAATACCCATAAAATGTCACGTAATAGATTTGTGGTTATAGGAAATGGTCCCAATAAGTCCATTGCAACTAATGATACAGAAGAAGGTAGGGCAAAAAATCGCCGAACCGATTTTGAATTAATTGGAGAATAA
- a CDS encoding ABC transporter ATP-binding protein: MNLLQVKDLSISFLQEGNRIDAVRHVNFEILKGETIGLVGESGSGKTVTAMSIMKLLSPNAQYLSGQILWQGEDKDFMLMSEPEIRPYRGAEVSIIFQEPMSALNPVLTCGYQLGEALLAHNKCNKGDIQSIAESWFTKVGLQDPTRIFRSYPHQLSGGQLQRILIAIALCCHPKLVIADEPTTALDVSIQKLILDLLKKLKDEMDLTLLFISHDLGLVKSICDRVIVMQNGKIVEQNSSAQIFSNPQQPYTQGLINCRPPLKLKLKRLPTVQDFLDGKTKEFWFDQTKLIHSVDQDRHMDELHNQVPLLTVDQLSTRFVKSRTWLGKPKTWFEAVKKAQFEIYPGEVLGLVGESGSGKSSLGKSILGLLETHEGSVTYKEKNLLTLSPSDWRPLRKDLQIIFQDPYSALNPRKKIGSAIIEPMQVHQIHNNSKTRKEKAIEILEIVGLKADHYERYPHQFSGGQKQRICIARALTLSPKFIVCDESVSALDVSIQAQILNLFQDLKERFKLSYLFISHDFSVVNFMADRILVMKDGLIIEEGKSYEVINQPKTAYTQKLIEAIPK, from the coding sequence ATGAATCTACTACAGGTAAAAGATTTAAGCATATCATTCTTACAAGAAGGAAATCGCATAGACGCTGTACGGCATGTAAATTTTGAAATCCTCAAAGGTGAAACTATAGGATTGGTTGGAGAATCAGGCTCAGGCAAAACAGTTACTGCCATGAGTATAATGAAGCTTTTATCCCCTAATGCCCAATACCTTTCCGGACAAATATTATGGCAGGGAGAAGATAAAGATTTTATGCTGATGAGTGAGCCGGAAATTAGGCCTTACCGTGGTGCCGAAGTATCCATTATATTTCAGGAACCGATGTCCGCCCTTAACCCGGTATTGACTTGTGGGTATCAACTTGGAGAAGCATTGTTAGCTCATAACAAATGTAATAAGGGAGACATTCAATCTATTGCAGAATCATGGTTTACTAAAGTGGGTTTGCAAGACCCTACAAGGATTTTTCGCTCATATCCTCATCAACTTTCGGGTGGTCAATTGCAAAGAATTTTAATTGCTATTGCTTTATGTTGTCATCCAAAACTTGTAATTGCTGATGAGCCAACTACCGCTTTAGATGTCAGTATTCAAAAATTGATCCTAGACTTATTAAAGAAGTTAAAGGACGAAATGGACTTAACCTTACTTTTTATATCACATGACCTTGGTCTTGTAAAAAGTATTTGCGACCGAGTTATTGTAATGCAAAATGGAAAAATAGTTGAACAAAATTCGAGCGCCCAAATATTTTCAAATCCTCAACAACCATATACTCAAGGATTAATCAATTGCAGACCACCCTTAAAACTAAAATTAAAGAGATTACCAACGGTACAAGATTTTTTGGATGGCAAAACTAAAGAATTTTGGTTTGACCAAACTAAGTTGATCCATTCAGTCGATCAAGATAGACACATGGATGAATTACATAATCAAGTTCCTTTGCTTACCGTAGATCAATTAAGCACTCGTTTTGTAAAATCAAGAACATGGTTAGGAAAACCAAAAACATGGTTTGAGGCCGTTAAAAAAGCTCAATTTGAAATCTATCCCGGGGAAGTGCTAGGTCTAGTTGGGGAGTCTGGTAGTGGAAAATCTAGTCTAGGTAAAAGTATATTAGGGTTATTAGAAACACATGAAGGATCCGTAACATATAAAGAAAAAAACCTCTTAACATTGAGCCCATCTGATTGGCGCCCTTTAAGGAAAGATTTGCAAATCATTTTCCAAGACCCCTACTCTGCTTTAAACCCTAGAAAAAAAATTGGATCGGCTATTATTGAACCCATGCAAGTCCATCAAATACATAATAACTCGAAAACAAGAAAAGAAAAAGCAATTGAAATTCTTGAAATAGTAGGCTTGAAGGCAGATCATTATGAAAGATATCCGCATCAGTTTTCAGGAGGACAAAAACAAAGGATTTGTATAGCAAGAGCATTAACCTTATCACCGAAATTTATTGTTTGTGATGAATCGGTATCTGCTCTTGATGTTTCTATTCAGGCACAAATTCTTAATTTATTTCAAGATTTAAAAGAAAGATTTAAACTAAGCTATTTATTTATAAGTCATGATTTCTCTGTTGTAAATTTTATGGCAGACCGAATATTGGTAATGAAAGATGGATTAATTATCGAGGAAGGAAAATCTTATGAAGTAATTAATCAACCTAAAACAGCATATACACAAAAGCTAATAGAAGCAATACCTAAATAA
- a CDS encoding TonB-dependent receptor, translating into MRSISVFIILYCLGFSSNAQVGGIGMNQVPGIGKIYGQVIDSISKEPLAYANIVLREALEDIEKDGQLTSDNGKFIFKELKGMKYEVVVSFLGYRSKILGPYKINKETIDHNLGKIELSSLSLNLDEVIVTGEKELIENKIDRIVYNAERDITSKGGNAADVLRKTPLLTVDMEGNVSLRGSTNIKILINGKPSSIMAGSVPDAMKMIPADVIQKVEVITQPGAKYDAEGSAGIINIITKTKKVRGTSGSFNLSAGTRSNFLGLNLSSRANNIGFSANIGGHMWRGKGTSIIDRTNQLSAINSVVRQEGESSNIGGGLYTQVGMDYDINDKNSLTLSLRTPINLFANDNTLTTFTGVSKDSVPFDFRRVSDALNRTVGADVNLDYKKTFSKDSDREFSLSSQYSYSNRKNDYTSDEFNENSILTYRELSPNLSNNRELIFAADYLHPVKKDINLEIGAKTILRNVDSDIYYDTLNIGTDLLLRDNTRNNYFIYGQNVAAGYTQITFPIIKNLTGRAGIRYEHTFIDGDVQNETSFGNDYATWVPSGLLSYVLKKNTTMKLSYSRRIQRPSMFYLNPYINYNDPTNISFGNPELKPEITESFEATYGYSKNFNNVNISVYHKITNDLIDNYRYIDSLGIINSTYNNLATNYSSGVSINGGIFKLGKIILNSTLNIYYQKIVSEQFVGVKSSAYNFSLNGFANVNVTPVWGITLFGLINSPKLTTQGKQATWFVYNVGVRRDLWKKKGGISIGIDNPFHPKMNLKTEFSSSQFSYVADNKVEGWGIRASLDYRFGKMEFGGPQKKKRKGNLNDDLKKEEGDGQNSGSR; encoded by the coding sequence ATGAGATCTATTTCTGTTTTTATTATATTGTATTGCTTAGGTTTTTCTTCAAATGCACAAGTTGGAGGTATAGGAATGAATCAAGTTCCTGGTATTGGCAAAATTTACGGTCAAGTCATAGATTCCATTTCAAAAGAACCATTAGCCTATGCTAATATTGTTCTAAGAGAAGCGCTTGAGGATATAGAAAAGGATGGACAACTAACTTCTGACAATGGAAAATTCATTTTTAAGGAATTAAAAGGTATGAAGTATGAAGTAGTGGTAAGTTTTTTGGGCTATCGATCTAAAATTCTTGGGCCATACAAAATAAATAAGGAAACCATTGATCATAATTTAGGTAAGATTGAATTGAGTTCTTTAAGTTTAAATTTAGATGAAGTTATTGTAACTGGCGAAAAAGAACTTATTGAAAATAAAATTGATCGTATAGTATACAATGCAGAGCGAGATATAACTTCTAAAGGTGGAAATGCAGCTGATGTGCTTCGTAAAACTCCATTGCTTACAGTTGATATGGAAGGTAATGTCTCATTGCGAGGTAGTACCAACATTAAAATATTAATTAATGGGAAGCCTTCTTCCATTATGGCTGGCAGTGTTCCGGACGCGATGAAAATGATTCCTGCAGATGTTATTCAAAAAGTAGAAGTAATCACTCAGCCAGGTGCAAAATATGATGCAGAAGGTTCAGCCGGTATCATTAATATTATAACCAAGACTAAAAAAGTACGTGGAACTAGTGGCTCTTTTAATTTGAGCGCAGGAACAAGAAGTAATTTTTTAGGATTGAATTTATCTTCACGAGCTAATAACATTGGTTTTAGTGCCAATATTGGAGGGCATATGTGGCGAGGTAAAGGAACTTCAATTATTGATCGAACCAATCAGTTGTCTGCAATTAATTCTGTAGTGAGGCAGGAAGGCGAATCAAGTAATATTGGTGGTGGATTATATACTCAAGTTGGAATGGATTATGACATTAATGATAAAAATAGCTTGACACTTTCATTACGAACTCCCATTAATTTATTTGCCAATGATAATACCTTAACTACCTTCACTGGCGTTTCGAAGGATTCGGTTCCTTTTGATTTTAGAAGAGTGAGCGATGCTTTAAATAGAACGGTTGGTGCGGATGTGAATTTAGATTATAAAAAGACCTTTAGTAAAGATTCAGACCGAGAATTTTCATTGTCATCACAATATTCCTATAGCAATAGAAAAAATGACTATACTTCAGACGAATTTAATGAAAATAGTATTCTTACTTACCGGGAATTAAGTCCAAATCTAAGCAACAATCGAGAACTTATTTTTGCTGCCGATTATTTGCATCCTGTAAAAAAAGATATTAACTTAGAAATTGGTGCGAAAACCATTTTAAGAAATGTGGATAGTGATATTTACTATGATACATTGAATATTGGTACCGATCTATTATTAAGAGATAACACCAGGAATAATTATTTTATTTATGGACAGAATGTTGCTGCAGGTTATACTCAGATTACATTTCCAATAATTAAAAATTTAACGGGTCGAGCAGGAATAAGATATGAACATACATTTATAGATGGTGATGTTCAGAATGAAACAAGTTTTGGTAATGATTATGCTACTTGGGTACCTTCAGGACTTTTATCTTATGTGTTAAAGAAAAATACTACGATGAAGCTTTCCTATTCAAGAAGAATTCAACGGCCAAGTATGTTTTATTTAAATCCTTACATAAATTATAATGACCCTACTAATATTAGTTTTGGAAATCCTGAATTAAAACCTGAAATTACTGAATCCTTTGAAGCAACTTATGGTTATTCAAAAAATTTCAATAACGTTAATATTAGTGTTTATCACAAAATTACTAATGATTTAATTGACAATTATAGGTATATAGATTCATTGGGAATCATTAATTCGACCTACAATAATTTGGCAACGAATTATTCTAGTGGAGTGAGTATAAATGGAGGTATTTTTAAACTTGGAAAGATTATTTTAAACTCAACACTTAATATTTATTATCAGAAAATTGTTAGTGAACAATTTGTTGGAGTGAAAAGCAGTGCCTATAATTTTAGTTTAAATGGATTTGCTAATGTTAATGTAACTCCAGTTTGGGGTATTACTTTATTCGGATTAATTAATTCACCGAAATTAACCACTCAGGGAAAGCAAGCTACTTGGTTTGTGTATAATGTGGGGGTGCGAAGAGATTTGTGGAAGAAAAAGGGCGGCATTAGTATTGGTATTGATAACCCTTTTCACCCCAAAATGAATTTAAAAACCGAATTTTCTTCTTCTCAATTTTCCTATGTAGCTGATAATAAGGTCGAAGGGTGGGGTATTCGCGCTAGTTTGGACTATCGCTTTGGAAAGATGGAATTTGGTGGCCCTCAAAAGAAAAAGAGAAAAGGTAATCTAAATGATGACTTGAAGAAAGAAGAAGGCGATGGGCAGAACAGTGGCTCTCGTTAA